In one Drosophila pseudoobscura strain MV-25-SWS-2005 chromosome X, UCI_Dpse_MV25, whole genome shotgun sequence genomic region, the following are encoded:
- the GlcAT-I gene encoding galactosylgalactosylxylosylprotein 3-beta-glucuronosyltransferase I → MAYASMSEARIRPRQVLVLIIVFLIVLKLVHHNGKHTCQGPEYLQAMYTQQEAGTLPHIYAITPTYARPAQKAELTRLSHLFMLLPNLHWIIVEDSNSTTPLVRSLLQRAGLEKRSTQLNIKTPPEFKLQGKDPNWIKPRGVEQRNMALAWLRTHVDVDRHAIVFFMDDDNSYSTELFAEMTKIKPGHVGVWPVGLVGGLMVERPILNEDKTQVVGFNAAWQPKRPFPIDMAAFAISMDLFIKNPQAVFSYEVQRGYQESEILRHLTTRQQLQPLANSCRDVLVWHTRTEKTKLTSEDALQRQGKRSDSGMEV, encoded by the exons ATGGCTTACGCCAGCATGTCGGAGGCGCGCATTCGTCCGCGCCAAGTGCTGGTGCTCATCATAGTCTTCCTTATCGTGCTCAAGCTGGTCCACCACAATGGAAAGCACACCTGCCAGGGCCCAGAGTACCTGCAGGCTATGTACACGCAGCAAGAGGCGGGCACATTGCCGCACATCTACGCCATAACGCCGACGTATGCGCGGCCAGCCCAAAAAGCGGAGTTGACCAG ACTGTCGCACCTGTTCATGCTGCTGCCAAACCTGCACTGGATCATTGTGGAGGATTCTAACAGTACCACGCCGCTGGTGCGCAGTCTGCTGCAGCGGGCGGGGCTTGAGAAGCGCTCCACGCAACTGAACATCAAGACGCCGCCCGAGTTCAAGCTGCAGGGTAAGGATCCCAACTGGATTAAGCCACGCGGAGTAGAGCAGCGCAACATGGCCTTAGCTTGGCTGCGCACCCACGTGGATGTAGATCGACATGCTATTGTATTCTTCATGGATGATGACAACTCCTATTCCACGGAGCTTTTCGCCGAGATGACTAAGATCAAGCCAGGCCACGTCGGCGTCTGGCCCGTTGGGCTGGTGGGAGGTCTCATGGTGGAACGGCCTATACTCAACGAGGACAAAACTCAGGTGGTGGGCTTCAACGCTGCATGGCAACCGAAGCGCCCCTTCCCCATCGACATGGCCGCTTTCGCCATCAGCATGGATCTATTCATTAAGAACCCGCAGGCCGTCTTCTCTTACGAGGTGCAGCGCGGCTACCAGGAGAGCGAAATCCTGCGACACCTCACCACGAGACAACAGCTCCAGCCGCTCGCCAACTCCTGTCGGGACGTGCTCGTCTGGCACACGCGCACCGAGAAGACGAAGCTCACCTCTGAGGATGCCCTTCAGCGCCAGGGAAAGCGCTCTGATTCTGGCATGGAGGTCTAG
- the LOC117184979 gene encoding uncharacterized protein produces the protein MSDSKQELGEISSSTKDEATLACESKMVNAQMGALTEDATLPCKSKMVNAQMGAPTGDVTPACNSAIHAEKIAFTDDLGLASSTNGQPKNNQRELVFHGCCKMTDEELSEHYKVDQMTDEELASVNIDRQAMIDSYRVMHEVSMLRGKPSHTLKKKTEEPDSVKPKEKRQSQKSSFLNTL, from the coding sequence ATGAGCGACTCCAAACAAGAATTAGGTGAAATTTCTTCCTCTACAAAAGACGAGGCTACTCTGGCCTGTGAAAGCAAGATGGTCAACGCTCAGATGGGCGCTCTAACTGAGGACGCCACTCTTCCCTGCAAAAGCAAGATGGTCAATGCTCAGATGGGTGCTCCAACTGGGGATGTCACTCCGGCCTGCAACAGCGCCATACACGCTGAGAAGATCGCATTCACCGACGACTTGGGGCTAGCTTCGTCTACCAATGGTCAACCAAAGAACAACCAACGCGAGTTGGTATTCCACGGCTGTTGCAAGATGACGGACGAAGAGTTGTCTGAGCACTACAAAGTGGATCAAATGACTGACGAGGAGCTGGCTTCGGTAAACATCGACCGCCAGGCGATGATTGACTCCTATCGCGTCATGCACGAGGTCTCAATGCTGCGAGGAAAGCCTTCGCACACCTTGAAGAAGAAAACTGAAGAGCCCGATTCAGTGAAGCCAAAGGAGAAACGCCAAAGCCAGAAGAGTAGCTTTTTGAACACTTTATAA
- the LOC6901137 gene encoding translation machinery-associated protein 7 homolog: protein MTGREGGKKKPLKAPKKDAKDMDDEEIAFKQKQKEQQKALDAAKANASKKGPLVGGGIKKSGKK from the coding sequence ATGACTGGACGTGAGGgtggtaaaaaaaaaccattgaAGGCGCCTAAGAAAGACGCCAAGGACATGGACGATGAGGAAATCGCATtcaagcaaaagcagaaggagcagcagaaggcccTAGACGCAGCCAAGGCTAACGCCTCTAAGAAGGGACCCCTCGTCGGCGGCGGCATCAAGAAGTCCGGAAAGAAGTGA
- the LOC6901138 gene encoding mitochondrial tRNA-specific 2-thiouridylase 1: MIRNIVVGMSGGVDSAVSAHLLRERGHRVMGVFMRNWDEHDEAGRCSGEQDLKDAEWACQRLGIELRQVNYVKEYWTAVFSAFLDDYQQGLTPNPDILCNRHIKFDLFHRHALDKLGYDAVATGHYARNSLGNFLEHRADGGEARLLIPADTFKDQTFFLAGIPRQALQRTMFPLGDLAKNEVKLLARRIGLQRLAHKRESTGICFVGKRDFKSFIREYIASKSGQFVDIDSGAIVGSHEGIHQWTVGQRCRLGSFLQPYFVARKEASSNTIYVAAGHEHPALLSTCIHIEAPNWLCVQSQQRLASAGSLRCRFRFQHTKPLVDCCLRSCPDGGFEVLLDIPLRAITPGQYAVFYDDVACLGAGRIMSAHPLTCPHDQQAQVQTVSS; encoded by the exons atgaTCCGCAATATTGTTGTAGGCATGTCCGGAGGGGTGGACAGTGCTGTGAGCGCCCACCTGCTAAGGGAGCGTGGCCACCGCGTCATGGGCGTCTTTATGCGCAACTGGGACGAGCACGACGAGGCCGGCCGCTGCAGCGGCGAGCAGGATCTAAAAGACGCGGAATGGGCTTGTCAACGGCTGGGGATCGAGCTGCGGCAGGTGAACTACGTGAAAGAGTACTGGACTGCGGTGTTCAGCGCTTTCTTGGACGACTACCAGCAGGGCCTAACTCCGAATCCGGACATCCTCTGCAACCGGCACATCAAGTTCGACCTGTTCCACCGCCATGCCCTGGACAAGCTCGGCTACGATGCCGTGGCAACCGGCCACTATGCTCGTAACAGTCTAGGCAACTTTCTGGAGCATCGCGCGGACGGAGGGGAGGCCCGCCTGCTCATACCGGCGGACACCTTTAAAGATCAGACCTTCTTCTTGGCAGGGATACCGCGACAGGCCCTGCAGCGCACCATGTTTCCCTTGGGCGACCTGGCCAAGAACGAGGTGAAGCTATTGGCCCGACGAATAGGCCTCCAGCGCCTGGCCCACAAACGGGAGAGCACCGGCATCTGCTTCGTGGGCAAGCGTGACTTCAAGTCCTTCATTCGCGAG TACATCGCCTCCAAAAGCGGCCAATTCGTGGACATTGACAGTGGGGCCATTGTGGGTAGCCATGAAGGCATCCACCAGTGGACCGTGGGCCAGCGCTGCCGCCTCGGCTCCTTCTTACAGCCGTACTTTGTGGCCCGCAAGGAAGCCTCCAGCAACACCATTTATGTGGCAGCCGGCCACGAACATCCTGCCCTCCTCAGCACCTGCATCCACATTGAGGCACCCAACTGGCTGTGCGTTCAATCCCAGCAGAGGCTCGCATCCGCAGGCAGCCTGCGATGCCGCTTTCGCTTCCAGCACACCAAGCCGCTCGTTGACTGCTGTCTCCGCTCCTGCCCTGATGGCGGCTTTGAGGTGCTGCTGGATATACCTCTGCGGGCCATCACCCCCGGGCAGTATGCGGTGTTCTATGATGATGTGGCCTGCCTGGGCGCAGGCCGCATTATGAGCGCCCATCCCCTGACTTGCCCGCACGATCAGCAGGCGCAGGTCCAGACCGTCTCCAGCTGA
- the LOC4814241 gene encoding monocyte to macrophage differentiation factor — translation MSTIGIGNNGNGNGSVSLMQDIQNKYSFLENLFSKFWKSIIKSNSSLKLQLRNIKWKNAKAKPGCAYQPTEIEQMANVITHGMWILPALFATIKLFERSTNASQYLVSWVYGGALCMLFTISTFFHCSCYCAEHKPPRNYKAWPAFGWRTYQGLKNVLHRCDRAMIYVFIAGSYFPWLTLENTDHSAILFSMEWVIWLMAGVGIAYQQLFHERYKCLETFFYLVMGLGPALVVVLTGHHFHGMIQLKYGGAFYILGIVFFKSDGFIPMAHAIWHLFVVLAAGCHYYAILVNLYPSDISISD, via the exons ATGAGCACCATTGGCATCGGAAACAACGggaacggcaacggcagcgtgAGCCTGATGCAGGATATCCAGAACAAGTACTCGTTTCTGGAGAATCTTTTCAGCAAATTCTGGAAATCCATTATCAAGTCGAACTCGTCGCTGAAGCTCCAGCTGCGGAACATCAAGTGGAAGAATGCGAAGGCCAAGCCCGGCTGTGCCTATCAGCCGACAGAG ATTGAACAGATGGCCAACGTGATTACCCATGGGATGTGGATACTGCCGGCATTGTTTGCGACCATCAAGCTGTTCGAGCGCTCCACCAACGCCAGCCAGTATTTGGTCTCGTGGGTGTACGGTGGTGCTCTGTGCATGCTCTTCACCATATCGACATTCTTTCACTGCTCCTGCTACTGTGCCGAGCACAA ACCACCGAGGAACTACAAGGCCTGGCCCGCGTTCGGCTGGCGCACGTATCAGGGCCTAAAGAATGTCCTGCACCGCTGCGATCGGGCCATGATCTATGTGTTCATTGCTGGCTCCTACTTTCCCTGGCTGACGCTGGAAAATACCGACCACTCGGCCATTCTCTTTTCGATGGAGTGGGTCATCTGGCTGATGGCTGGGGTGGGCATTGCCTACCAGCAG CTCTTTCACGAGCGCTACAAGTGCTTGGAGACGTTCTTCTATCTGGTGATGGGCCTGGGGCCCGCCCTCGTTGTAGTCCTGACTGGCCACCACTTCCACGGCATGATACAGCTGAAGTACGGTGGAGCCTTCTACATACTGGGCATTGTGTTCTTCAAGTCGGACGGCTTCATACCCATGGCCCATGCCATCTGGCACCTGTTTGTGGTGCTGGCCGCCGGCTGTCACTATTATGCCATATTGGTCAACCTCTATCCCAGCGACATTAGCATAAGTGATTAG
- the LOC117184453 gene encoding HEAT repeat-containing protein 6-like has protein sequence MDGDREIQAHDGLLNVLNTLSTGGCSNKLPLDRVSLQEHRQLLHDIRRGAGEAHGITAEQVQQLLAEADKREYHDLLRAWLLWLNELILTRRLLLARPQLLVEWLLERAAQDSVVDELQLMHTLLKSLPGQHLQSFWPILSILSLPQDAEAALLLVMCQETVYVELAESEDPKLSQYLANNLLQPHYEGRWVSSQSEKLPLLLAHTLQLLQKIVSKNADYAEQHAPELMGCILAHLTYAACGENPAKLHVPRRVQPAQQAAAYGAEEEDQSNSSHNKSSSGGKRNKVRKVRPRQKQKNGPSGDAAHSIPQERLLLLSNIDYGCLTGDTEACTLSDSEAQQAAPKALRQQQASVRISALHLMSALTKQLPRRSLYGYWHVIFPSDEGSQTHHLLHLAKNDANSRCRALALQLAGQLLYGSKGYLSQAHSRGPCTFTPFSVSLARSVMTVYRSLTSILDREYAPPVLTQCLKCLAILVQATPFDHLEMGFVYEFVLPVKRLAKTGGNTPVTVAALLVMEMLVATPRLTQEMACAVGLCPSQRMEVQLEGLHLQHNEEQEREHLLELCDSEAEEENEHDHEQKHGQGQKQRQEQVDPPKRLTEQPSIPRNSWLLRMVLRYLNCPTTEPPLRLECYQVLLAMTTHIGLLRKQQAHLGRVIASGLMYANADVRLHAARCLDSMGYQMGRALPEPSDRDLELSFWLGLLPHIFAAFCAEAAPGPLKCALCDSLSNIGAVTFEDLPTGLRRSLVTFLSGCSSDDAEEPLVRAAALRALAVFAHHPSLKANLVFVENVAELTLRLTSDTQMAVRIKAAWALGNISDALLAGGSGNSERVYDELLDRLIQTATKCCSDHDKVRANAVRALGNLLQLQLDLFRYLFFV, from the coding sequence ATGGACGGTGATAGAGAGATACAAGCGCACGATGGGCTTTTGAACGTTTTAAACACTTTAAGCACCGGTGGGTGCTCGAACAAATTGCCGTTGGACAGGGTGAGTCTTCAGGAGCATCGGCAGCTGCTGCACGATATCAGGAGAGGAGCAGGTGAGGCCCACGGCATCACAGCCGAGCAAGTGCAGCAGCTGTTGGCGGAGGCGGACAAGAGGGAGTACCATGACTTGCTGAGAGCATGGCTTCTGTGGCTCAACGAGCTGATCCTGACtaggcggctgctgctggcgcggCCACAGCTGCTGGTGGAGTGGCTGCTGGAGCGGGCGGCTCAGGATAGCGTCGTGGACGAGCTGCAGTTGATGCACACCCTGCTGAAATCGCTGCCTGGACAGCATCTGCAGTCGTTTTGGCCAATTCTGTCGATTCTGTCCCTGCCGCAGGACGCGGAGGCGGCTCTGTTGCTGGTCATGTGCCAGGAAACGGTGTATGTCGAGCTGGCTGAGTCAGAGGACCCGAAACTTAGCCAGTACCTGGCCAACAACCTGCTGCAGCCGCACTATGAGGGACGCTGGGTGTCATCCCAGTCGGAGAAGCTGCCCTTGCTCCTGGCCCACaccctccagctcctccagaaGATCGTCAGCAAGAACGCCGACTACGCAGAGCAGCACGCCCCGGAGCTGATGGGCTGCATTTTGGCCCACCTTACTTATGCCGCTTGCGGCGAGAACCCGGCCAAGCTGCACGTGCCCCGAAGGGTGCAGCCTGCCCAGCAAGCTGCTGCCTATGgcgccgaggaggaggatcaGTCCAACAGCAGCCATAATAAGTCCAGCTCCGGCGGCAAACGCAACAAGGTCCGAAAGGTACGCCCCcgccagaagcagaagaacgGCCCATCGGGTGATGCAGCGCACAGCATACCACAGGAACGACTACTGCTGCTGAGCAATATCGACTACGGCTGCCTCACTGGCGACACGGAGGCATGCACCCTGTCCGACTCCGAAGCACAGCAGGCGGCCCCTAAAGCGCTGCGCCAACAGCAAGCAAGCGTGAGAATCTCCGCCCTTCACCTGATGAGCGCTCTGACCAAGCAGCTGCCCCGTCGCTCCCTCTACGGCTACTGGCACGTGATCTTCCCCAGCGACGAGGGCTCGCAGACGCACCATCTGCTCCATTTGGCAAAAAACGATGCCAATTCCCGCTGCCGCGCCCTGGCCCTCCAGCTCGCCGGACAACTATTATATGGCTCCAAAGGATACCTGAGCCAGGCCCACTCCCGGGGACCGTGCACATTCACCCCGTTCTCCGTAAGCCTGGCCAGATCCGTGATGACCGTCTACCGCTCGCTGACCTCCATCCTGGATCGTGAGTACGCCCCACCCGTGCTGACGCAGTGCCTCAAGTGTCTGGCCATTCTCGTTCAGGCCACGCCTTTCGATCATCTGGAAATGGGCTTCGTCTACGAGTTCGTGCTGCCCGTAAAGAGGTTGGCGAAGACCGGGGGGAACACGCCGGTGACAGTGGCCGCCCTGCTGGTTATGGAGATGCTGGTGGCGACACCACGACTGACCCAGGAAATGGCCTGTGCCGTCGGCCTGTGCCCTTCACAGCGAATGGAGGTGCAATTAGAAGGCCTGCATTTGCAGCACAATGAAGAGCAGGAGCGAGAGCACCTCCTGGAGCTCTGCGATTctgaagcagaagaagagaaTGAGCACGACCACGAGCAGAAACATGGACAgggacagaaacagagacaggaGCAAGTGGATCCGCCCAAGAGGCTGACTGAACAGCCATCGATACCGCGAAATTCGTGGCTCCTGCGCATGGTACTCCGATATCTGAACTGTCCGACGACGGAGCCACCGCTGCGGCTGGAGTGCTACCAAGTGCTCCTGGCCATGACCACGCACATTGGCCTGCTCCGAAAACAGCAGGCACACCTCGGGCGGGTCATTGCCTCGGGCCTCATGTATGCCAATGCCGACGTTCGGTTGCATGCCGCCCGATGCCTGGACTCGATGGGTTACCAGATGGGGCGGGCCCTGCCCGAACCGTCCGACCGGGACCTCGAGCTCTCCTTCTGGCTCGGCCTCCTCCCCCATATTTTCGCGGCCTTCTGCGCTGAGGCGGCCCCCGGCCCCCTTAAGTGCGCCCTCTGCGACTCGCTGTCGAACATAGGAGCCGTCACCTTTGAGGACCTACCCACCGGGCTGCGCCGCAGTCTGGTGACCTTCCTCAGCGGTTGCAGCAGCGACGACGCCGAGGAGCCTTTGGTGCGTGCAGCCGCGCTGCGGGCCCTGGCTGTCTTCGCGCATCATCCCTCTCTCAAAGCGAACTTGGTCTTCGTGGAGAATGTGGCGGAACTGACGCTGCGGCTCACCAGCGATACTCAGATGGCGGTGCGGATCAAGGCTGCCTGGGCCCTGGGGAACATTAGCGACGCCCTTCTGGCCGGCGGCTCTGGCAACTCGGAGCGTGTCTACGACGAGCTGCTCGACCGCCTCATCCAGACGGCCACCAAATGCTGTAGCGATCACGACAAGGTGCGGGCCAACGCGGTGCGGGCCCTGGGCAatctgctccagctccagctggacctatttcgctacttgttttttgtttga
- the LOC4814242 gene encoding HEAT repeat-containing protein 6-like, whose protein sequence is MDGDREIQAHDGLLNVLNTLSTGGCSNKLPLDRVSLQEHRQLLHDIRRGAGEAHGITAEQVQQLLAEADKREYHDLLRAWLLWLNELILTRRLLLARPQLLVEWLLERAAQDSVVDELQLMHTLLKSLPGQHLQSFWPILSILSLPQDAEAALLLVMCQETVYVELAESEDPKLSQYLANNLLQPHYEGRWVSSQSEKLPLLLAHTLQLLQKIVSKNADYAEQHAPELMGCILAHLTYAACGENPAKLHVPRRVQPAQQAAAYGAEEEDQSNSSHNKSSSGGKRNKVRKVRPRQKQKNGPSGDAAHSIPQERLLLLSNIDYGCLTGDTEACTLSDSEAQQAAPKALRQQQASVRISALHLMSALTKQLPRRSLYGYWHVIFPSDEGSQTHHLLHLAKNDANSRCRALALQLAGQLLYGSKGYLSQAHSRGPCTFTPFSVSLARSVMTVYRSLTSILDREYAPPVLTQCLKCLAILVQATPFDHLEMGFVYEFVLPVKRLAKTGGNTPVTVAALLVMEMLVATPRLTQEMACAVGLCPSQRMEVQLEGLHLQHNEEQEREHLLELCDSEAEEENEHDHEQKHGQGQKQRQEQVDPPKRLTEQPSIPRNSWLLRMVLRYLNCPTTEPPLRLECYQVLLAMTTHIGLLRKQQAHLGRVIASGLMYANADVRLHAARCLDSMGYQMGRALPEPSDRDLELSFWLGLLPHIFAAFCAEAAPGPLKCALCDSLSNIGAVTFEDLPTGLRRSLVTFLSGCSSDDAEEPLVRAAALRALAVFAHHPSLKANLVFVENVAELTLRLTSDTQMAVRIKAAWALGNISDALLAGGSGNSERVYDELLDRLIQTATKCCSDHDKVRANAVRALGNLLQLQLQLLALQRPDVAQEKTQAQTAIIKLLDCMRTAGGAKVKWNACYAIGSLVKHRAFFSGNAGLGDLLFPSLCQLIVQHANFKVRINATAVLLQVEQRADFGFHFTLVWRSLLQALERSNALDSFEEYNHRDGLQQQLCLAIVHLLALALPIDLPACHEDLEHCVDVVVPNWRRVAYRMIPEQSAPLFTCSPLLEQRLHSTAITQRPALNFIVKTLRLDP, encoded by the coding sequence ATGGACGGTGATAGAGAGATACAAGCGCACGATGGGCTTTTGAACGTTTTAAACACTTTAAGCACCGGTGGGTGCTCGAACAAATTGCCGTTGGACAGGGTGAGTCTTCAGGAGCATCGGCAGCTGCTGCACGATATCAGGAGAGGAGCAGGTGAGGCCCACGGCATCACAGCCGAGCAAGTGCAGCAGCTGTTGGCGGAGGCGGACAAGAGGGAGTACCATGACTTGCTGAGAGCATGGCTTCTGTGGCTCAACGAGCTGATCCTGACtaggcggctgctgctggcgcggCCACAGCTGCTGGTGGAGTGGCTGCTGGAGCGGGCGGCTCAGGATAGCGTCGTGGACGAGCTGCAGTTGATGCACACCCTGCTGAAATCGCTGCCTGGACAGCATCTGCAGTCGTTTTGGCCAATTCTGTCGATTCTGTCCCTGCCGCAGGACGCGGAGGCGGCTCTGTTGCTGGTCATGTGCCAGGAAACGGTGTATGTCGAGCTGGCTGAGTCAGAGGACCCGAAACTTAGCCAGTACCTGGCCAACAACCTGCTGCAGCCGCACTATGAGGGACGCTGGGTGTCATCCCAGTCGGAGAAGCTGCCCTTGCTCCTGGCCCACaccctccagctcctccagaaGATCGTCAGCAAGAACGCCGACTACGCAGAGCAGCACGCCCCGGAGCTGATGGGCTGCATTTTGGCCCACCTTACTTATGCCGCTTGCGGCGAGAACCCGGCCAAGCTGCACGTGCCCCGAAGGGTGCAGCCTGCCCAGCAAGCTGCTGCCTATGgcgccgaggaggaggatcaGTCCAACAGCAGCCATAATAAGTCCAGCTCCGGCGGCAAACGCAACAAGGTCCGAAAGGTACGCCCCcgccagaagcagaagaacgGCCCATCGGGTGATGCAGCGCACAGCATACCACAGGAACGACTACTGCTGCTGAGCAATATCGACTACGGCTGCCTCACTGGCGACACGGAGGCATGCACCCTGTCCGACTCCGAAGCACAGCAGGCGGCCCCTAAAGCGCTGCGCCAACAGCAAGCAAGCGTGAGAATCTCCGCCCTTCACCTGATGAGCGCTCTGACCAAGCAGCTGCCCCGTCGCTCCCTCTACGGCTACTGGCACGTGATCTTCCCCAGCGACGAGGGCTCGCAGACGCACCATCTGCTCCATTTGGCAAAAAACGATGCCAATTCCCGCTGCCGCGCCCTGGCCCTCCAGCTCGCCGGACAACTATTATATGGCTCCAAAGGATACCTGAGCCAGGCCCACTCCCGGGGACCGTGCACATTCACCCCGTTCTCCGTAAGCCTGGCCAGATCCGTGATGACCGTCTACCGCTCGCTGACCTCCATCCTGGATCGTGAGTACGCCCCACCCGTGCTGACGCAGTGCCTCAAGTGTCTGGCCATTCTCGTTCAGGCCACGCCTTTCGATCATCTGGAAATGGGCTTCGTCTACGAGTTCGTGCTGCCCGTAAAGAGGTTGGCGAAGACCGGGGGGAACACGCCGGTGACAGTGGCCGCCCTGCTGGTTATGGAGATGCTGGTGGCGACACCACGACTGACCCAGGAAATGGCCTGTGCCGTCGGCCTGTGCCCTTCACAGCGAATGGAGGTGCAATTAGAAGGCCTGCATTTGCAGCACAATGAAGAGCAGGAGCGAGAGCACCTCCTGGAGCTCTGCGATTctgaagcagaagaagagaaTGAGCACGACCACGAGCAGAAACATGGACAgggacagaaacagagacaggaGCAAGTGGATCCGCCCAAGAGGCTGACTGAACAGCCATCGATACCGCGAAATTCGTGGCTCCTGCGCATGGTACTCCGATATCTGAACTGTCCGACGACGGAGCCACCGCTGCGGCTGGAGTGCTACCAAGTGCTCCTGGCCATGACCACGCACATTGGCCTGCTCCGAAAACAGCAGGCACACCTCGGGCGGGTCATTGCCTCGGGCCTCATGTATGCCAATGCCGACGTTCGGTTGCATGCCGCCCGATGCCTGGACTCGATGGGTTACCAGATGGGGCGGGCCCTGCCCGAACCGTCCGACCGGGACCTCGAGCTCTCCTTCTGGCTCGGCCTCCTCCCCCATATTTTCGCGGCCTTCTGCGCTGAGGCGGCCCCCGGCCCCCTTAAGTGCGCCCTCTGCGACTCGCTGTCGAACATAGGAGCCGTCACCTTTGAGGACCTACCCACCGGGCTGCGCCGCAGTCTGGTGACCTTCCTCAGCGGTTGCAGCAGCGACGACGCCGAGGAGCCTTTGGTGCGTGCAGCCGCGCTGCGGGCCCTGGCTGTCTTCGCGCATCATCCCTCTCTCAAAGCGAACTTGGTCTTCGTGGAGAATGTGGCGGAACTGACGCTGCGGCTCACCAGCGATACTCAGATGGCGGTGCGAATCAAGGCTGCCTGGGCCCTGGGGAACATTAGCGACGCCCTTCTGGCCGGCGGCTCTGGCAACTCGGAGCGTGTCTACGACGAGCTGCTCGACCGCCTCATCCAGACGGCCACCAAATGCTGTAGCGATCACGACAAGGTGCGGGCCAACGCGGTGCGGGCCCTGGGCAatctgctccagctccagctgcagctgctggcatTGCAGCGCCCAGATGTCGCCCAGGAAAAGACGCAGGCTCAGACGGCCATTATCAAGTTGCTGGACTGTATGCGGACCGCTGGCGGGGCAAAGGTCAAGTGGAATGCCTGCTACGCCATCGGCAGCCTAGTCAAGCACCGGGCCTTCTTCTCCGGCAACGCTGGCCTGGGTGACCTCCTCTTCCCCTCGCTCTGCCAGCTGATAGTCCAGCACGCCAACTTCAAGGTGCGCATCAACGCCACGGCCGTCCTACTGCAGGTGGAGCAACGCGCGGACTTTGGCTTCCACTTCACGCTTGTGTGGCGCTCACTCCTGCAGGCCCTAGAGCGCTCCAATGCTCTGGACAGCTTCGAGGAGTACAACCACCGCGAcggcctgcagcagcagctgtgccTGGCCATCGTCCACCTCCTGGCCCTGGCGCTACCCATCGATCTGCCCGCCTGTCATGAGGATCTCGAGCATTGCGTCGACGTAGTGGTACCCAATTGGAGGCGCGTCGCCTACCGCATGATTCCCGAGCAGTCAGCGCCGCTGTTCACCTGCAGTCCGCTGCTTGAGCAACGCCTCCATTCCACAGCCATCACGCAGCGTCCTGCCCTGAACTTCATAGTGAAGACCCTGCGTCTGGACCCATAG